CGGGCCCTGCCTCCCGGGCCGCCCGGCTCGACGGGGCACCGCGCGAACCGGAAACGGGAGGAGGTGGACCATGGCGGACATCAACGTACAGCGTCGCGGGCCGGGGATCTGGCCCTGGATCCTGGGGCTGATCCTCCTGGCGCTGGTCGTGTGGGTCCTGGCCGAGGTGCTCGGCGACGACGACCCGGTGATCGCGGAGCGCGTCGAACCGGTCGGGATGGAGCGCCCCGCGCCTCCCGCGGAGGGGGTCCGGCTCGTCTCCACCTGACGGGCTTTCCCTTCCACGCCGCCGCGGGCGGCGCGCACCAGCCTGCTACGGCGCCCCGGCCGGGATCTCCCGGGAGGGGCGCCGTTTCGCACTTCGCACCTCGCACTCCTCTCCGCTGCGCGGGGCGATCTCCCCCGTCGGTCGTCCCGCCGTAGGGGAATCTCCCGCCGCAGGTTCCTCCTCCGCCCCACCCGCTCTTCAGCCCCGGCCCGACAGAACGTACCCGACGCGGACGGTAGCTTTGTCCCATCGCTGCCGGGCAGGAAAGCGTGTTCGACCGTTTCCCGGCGGCCGGCCCCGACCCAGCATACACGACGATGACCGAGACCGAGAAGCAGGAACCGCAGATCCCCAGTCGGTCCTCCCGCCGGGACTTCCTGCGCGTCTCCGCGCTGGGGCTCGCCGTGCCCGCCCTGGCCGCCTGCAGCACGGGCGCCGCGGAGCAGTCGCCTCCCGAGGCGAAGAAGGCCGCCGGAGGCGCCACCGCGCACGCGGCCAGCGACCACAGCGGCGGGACCACCGCCACCCACCCCAGGACCCCCGCCGAGGTCCGTGCCGCGGCCGAAGAGATGGACCGCATGCACGAGGAGGGGATCAAGCCATTCCCCGCCAGGACGGCGAAGATGGGGAACCAGCTCCTGAAGCCGCGCCTCGAGAACGGCGTGAAGGTCTACGAGCTGACCGCCCGGAAGATGCAGTGGGAGACCAAGCCCGGCCACATGGTGGAGGGGTGGGCCTACAACGAGCAGGTTCCCGGCCCGCAGATCCGCGTCCGGGAGGGCGACCGCGTGCGGGTGGTCCTGAAGAACGAGCTGGAGCAGTCCACCGCCGTGCACTTCCACGGGCTGGAGCTCCCCAACGACCAGGACGGCGTGCCCTTCATCACCCAGCCGCCGGTCAAGCCGGGCGAGACGTACACCTACGAGTTCACCGTCCCCGACGGGAACGCCGGCTCGCACATGTACCACTCGCACCACAACGCGGCGGAGCAGGTGGGGAAGGGGCTGCTGGGCGCCTTCGTCGTGGAGCCGAAGCACCCGCGTCCCATCGAGACGGTGGACGTGGACTACGTGATGATCCTCAACGACGGGTTCCACGGCTACACGCTGAACGGCAAGGACTTCCCCGCCACCGAGCCGATCGTGGCCAAGCTGGGCCAGAAGGTGCGCATCCGCTTCATGAACGAGGGGATGATGATCCACCCCATGCACCTGCACGGGATGCACATGACGGTGATCGACAAGGACGGCTGGCCGCAGCCGGCCCCCTGGAAGTGCGACACCCTCAACATCGCGCCCGGCGAGCGGTGGGACGTGATCGTCAACTGCAACAACCCGGGGGTGTGGGCGTTCCACTGCCACATCCTCACGCACGCCGAGTCGACGCACGGGATGTTCGGGATGGTGACCGCGCTGATCGTCGAGAAGTAAGCTCCGCGAGGTCATCGGCGGGGGAGCTCCTGGCGCCGGCAGGTGTCCGGGGCTCCTTCTGCAGCCCCATTTGACCGAGATCGCGGGCAACACTATCTTTCGGGAGGCGCACCGGAGGACCGGTGCCGCCGTCCGGTTCACCGTGCGAGGAAGCGGCCATGGTCCCGGCGAGCCCGTACCACAGTACCAGCCCGGCCAGCGGGCCCTGCTCCGGGAGGAGCGGGGCCGGGGCGAGCGTCGCGTCCGGTGAACGGAAGATGAGGAGCCCACGTGCCTTCGGCGGCGCGTGGGCTCCTCTGCGTTCCGGACCGGAGCGGTGCGGGCATGCGTCCGGCTCGCACGAGTTTTGAAACGGAGAAACATCGGTAAACCATTGAGGCCGAAAGCCTAGCAGGCCCACAGCCACCGGGGGGCGTTCGAGTATGACGGAGTCGTTCGTCGGTTC
This sequence is a window from Longimicrobiaceae bacterium. Protein-coding genes within it:
- a CDS encoding copper oxidase — protein: MTETEKQEPQIPSRSSRRDFLRVSALGLAVPALAACSTGAAEQSPPEAKKAAGGATAHAASDHSGGTTATHPRTPAEVRAAAEEMDRMHEEGIKPFPARTAKMGNQLLKPRLENGVKVYELTARKMQWETKPGHMVEGWAYNEQVPGPQIRVREGDRVRVVLKNELEQSTAVHFHGLELPNDQDGVPFITQPPVKPGETYTYEFTVPDGNAGSHMYHSHHNAAEQVGKGLLGAFVVEPKHPRPIETVDVDYVMILNDGFHGYTLNGKDFPATEPIVAKLGQKVRIRFMNEGMMIHPMHLHGMHMTVIDKDGWPQPAPWKCDTLNIAPGERWDVIVNCNNPGVWAFHCHILTHAESTHGMFGMVTALIVEK